The Streptomyces sp. NL15-2K genome contains a region encoding:
- a CDS encoding complex I subunit 1 family protein, with translation MNDALDVALRLLIVFVVFLTFPLIVGQTEHKVMAHMQGRLGPMYAGGFHGWAQLIADGVKFAQKEDVVPAGADRRIFQLAPAVALLPYLLVLLAIPIGPGEGAVGEVIDAGVFFVLAVMGVGVLGSLMAGWASANKFSLLGGLRTAAQLLAYELPMLLTAASVAMAAGTVSIPGILDAFQWWWLPWQIVGAIVFFVAGLAELQRPPFDMPVADSEIIFGAYTEYTGLRFALFLLAEYAGIIVLCGLTTVLFLGGWHGPWGADGLGWVWTLLKTAVLAFIVIWLRVTYPRLREDQLQKLAWTLLVPLALAQIALTGIVKVVIQ, from the coding sequence GTGAACGACGCTCTCGACGTCGCCCTGCGACTCCTGATCGTCTTCGTCGTCTTCCTCACCTTCCCCCTGATCGTCGGCCAGACCGAACACAAGGTCATGGCCCACATGCAGGGCCGCCTCGGCCCGATGTACGCCGGCGGCTTCCACGGCTGGGCCCAACTCATCGCCGATGGCGTGAAGTTCGCGCAGAAGGAGGACGTCGTCCCGGCGGGCGCGGACCGCCGTATCTTCCAGCTCGCCCCGGCCGTGGCCCTCCTCCCGTACCTCTTGGTCCTCCTCGCCATCCCCATCGGCCCCGGCGAGGGCGCCGTCGGCGAGGTCATCGACGCGGGCGTCTTCTTCGTCCTGGCCGTCATGGGCGTAGGTGTCCTTGGTTCCCTCATGGCCGGCTGGGCCTCCGCCAACAAGTTCTCCCTCCTCGGCGGCCTGCGCACCGCCGCCCAACTCCTCGCCTACGAACTCCCGATGCTCCTCACCGCCGCCTCGGTGGCCATGGCGGCCGGAACGGTGTCGATCCCCGGCATCCTCGACGCCTTCCAGTGGTGGTGGCTGCCCTGGCAGATCGTCGGCGCGATCGTCTTCTTCGTGGCGGGTCTGGCCGAGCTCCAGCGGCCCCCCTTCGACATGCCCGTCGCCGACTCGGAGATCATCTTCGGCGCCTACACCGAGTACACCGGCCTCCGTTTCGCCCTGTTCCTCCTCGCCGAGTACGCCGGGATCATCGTCCTGTGCGGCTTGACCACCGTCCTCTTCCTGGGCGGCTGGCACGGCCCCTGGGGCGCCGACGGCCTCGGCTGGGTCTGGACCCTGCTGAAGACGGCCGTCCTCGCCTTCATCGTGATCTGGCTCCGCGTGACCTACCCCCGGCTACGCGAGGACCAGCTCCAGAAGCTCGCCTGGACCCTCCTCGTCCCCCTTGCTCTCGCCCAGATCGCCCTCACCGGCATCGTCAAGGTGGTGATCCAGTAA
- a CDS encoding NADH-quinone oxidoreductase subunit I: MAPIPGSGLAKGLAVTLRTMTKKTVTDQYPDAQPDLPPRTRGVIGLFEENCTVCMLCARECPDWCIYIDSHKETVPAATPGGRERSRNVLDRFAIDFALCMYCGICIEVCPFDALFWSPEFEYAETDIRDLTHERDKLREWMWTVPAPPALDPGAEEPKEIAAARKTAEKLAAAQAEPNEPQEGES, from the coding sequence ATGGCCCCCATCCCCGGCTCCGGCTTGGCCAAAGGCCTGGCTGTCACCCTGCGCACGATGACGAAGAAGACCGTCACCGACCAGTACCCGGACGCCCAGCCCGACCTCCCGCCCCGCACCCGCGGCGTGATCGGCCTCTTCGAGGAGAACTGCACGGTCTGCATGCTGTGCGCCCGTGAGTGCCCGGACTGGTGCATCTACATCGATTCCCACAAGGAGACGGTCCCGGCGGCGACCCCCGGCGGCCGCGAACGCAGCCGCAACGTCCTCGACCGCTTCGCCATCGACTTCGCCCTGTGCATGTACTGCGGTATCTGCATCGAGGTCTGTCCTTTCGACGCCCTGTTCTGGTCCCCGGAGTTCGAGTACGCCGAGACCGACATCCGCGACCTCACCCACGAGCGCGACAAGCTCCGCGAGTGGATGTGGACGGTCCCGGCCCCGCCCGCCCTCGACCCCGGCGCGGAGGAACCGAAGGAGATCGCCGCCGCCCGCAAGACCGCCGAAAAGCTCGCGGCGGCACAGGCCGAACCGAACGAACCCCAGGAAGGAGAGTCGTGA
- a CDS encoding NADH-quinone oxidoreductase subunit J, which yields MTLAQSQQGFLSPTGVEIAFLLVGLVTLGAAIVTVTTKQLVHAALWLVVTLGGLAVEYLLLTAEFIAWVQVLIYVGSVVVLLLFGLMLTKAPIGRSPDADSGNRWAALTVAVAAAAALVWVVVDAFRTTWIDLDGPAAGSTEATGASLFQNWVLPFEALSVLLLAALVGAIVLSRKAKADQPRQTDQPRQTDQPRQTDQPRQTDQPRQTDQPGQADQPGQADKGGVR from the coding sequence GTGACCCTCGCTCAGTCACAGCAGGGCTTCCTCTCCCCGACCGGCGTCGAGATCGCCTTCCTCCTCGTCGGCCTGGTCACCCTCGGCGCCGCGATCGTCACCGTCACCACCAAGCAGCTGGTGCACGCCGCCCTGTGGCTGGTGGTGACCCTCGGCGGTCTCGCCGTCGAGTACCTCCTGCTCACCGCCGAGTTCATCGCCTGGGTGCAGGTCCTCATCTACGTCGGTTCCGTCGTCGTCCTCCTCCTGTTCGGTCTGATGCTCACCAAGGCCCCCATCGGCCGCTCCCCGGACGCCGATTCCGGCAACCGGTGGGCCGCCCTCACCGTGGCCGTCGCCGCCGCGGCGGCGTTGGTCTGGGTCGTCGTCGACGCCTTCCGCACCACCTGGATCGACCTGGACGGTCCGGCCGCCGGCTCCACCGAGGCCACCGGAGCCAGCCTCTTCCAGAACTGGGTCCTCCCCTTCGAGGCCCTCTCCGTCCTCCTCCTCGCCGCCCTCGTCGGCGCGATCGTCCTGTCCCGCAAGGCGAAGGCCGACCAGCCGCGTCAGACCGACCAGCCGCGTCAGACCGACCAGCCGCGTCAGACCGACCAGCCGCGTCAGACCGACCAGCCGCGTCAGACCGACCAGCCGGGCCAGGCTGACCAGCCGGGCCAGGCCGACAAGGGTGGTGTCCGCTGA
- the nuoK gene encoding NADH-quinone oxidoreductase subunit NuoK: protein MHLAYPAVLSALLFCTGLYGVLARRNAILVLMSVELMLNAVNLNLVAFDVWLSRTAEETLHSGQALTLFTIAIAAAEIGIGLAIVLAVHRNRGTADIDKLRDSAEGHESHPAAGSDSDALTAEQADRAGKAEATA, encoded by the coding sequence ATGCACCTCGCCTATCCCGCCGTGCTCTCCGCCCTCCTCTTCTGCACAGGCCTGTACGGCGTCCTCGCCCGCCGCAACGCGATCCTGGTCCTGATGTCGGTCGAGCTGATGCTCAACGCCGTCAACCTCAACCTCGTCGCCTTCGACGTCTGGCTCAGCAGGACCGCCGAGGAGACCCTGCACTCCGGCCAGGCCCTGACCCTGTTCACCATCGCCATCGCCGCCGCCGAGATCGGCATCGGCCTGGCGATCGTCCTGGCCGTCCACCGCAACCGTGGCACCGCGGACATCGACAAGCTCCGCGACAGCGCCGAGGGCCACGAGAGCCACCCGGCCGCCGGCTCCGACAGCGACGCCCTCACGGCCGAGCAGGCCGACCGGGCCGGGAAGGCTGAGGCCACCGCGTGA
- a CDS encoding NADH-quinone oxidoreductase subunit L has translation MTTTTLAVLVPLLPFLGAAAGLLLGRTAPGFVRPLAVLPTLASLVLAALVAVRQGGDQAVNAATELTPTGSIPIELALHIDGFAALTAVLVGVVATCVQIYSTGYLRDDPRYPSYAALVSLFTSAMLLVVYSGDLMVLLVGWEIMGICSYFLVGHYWETPEARAASLKAFLVTKLGDVPFLIGLFALATDAGSFRITKVLGAVAGGGLDHPTLIALLLLAGVAGKSAQFPLHTWLPDAMAGPTPVSALIHAATMVAAGVYFIARLLPVFEASRAAMIVLAVMAAVTMAGSALAALAQDDIKRVLAYSTIGQLGYMTGALAVGDRGAAVFHLISHGAFKALLFLAAGVIIHAVGTNSLAAMSRMKDLRHRVPGAYWTMTVALLALAAIPPFSGFFSKESVLGAAEHVATGHTEHAPGAAGWTVLVAGLLTALLTAAYATRLWLLAFRGRGAEAPDHGRQPRTMTVVLWVLAVPSLALGGLAYRVLPDWFDGRDLTPTLATSVLGTGVALVGGVVTYAAWRHTTELATRVPLGAVAAHPEGDAGQVEAEAIASHAPAYGGVAYAPDPADPGRLLLGPLHRHAAVGFHLDAVYAGLFVRPVQAGATLVRFLDREVVETYVRGAGALPRLLGAAVRRAQTGNLQTYVSALLAGTVVLVVAAVLVATGA, from the coding sequence GTGACCACGACCACCCTCGCCGTCCTAGTCCCCCTCCTTCCGTTCCTGGGCGCTGCCGCAGGTCTGCTCCTGGGCCGCACGGCCCCCGGCTTCGTCCGCCCGCTCGCCGTCCTGCCGACGCTCGCCTCCCTCGTGCTCGCCGCGCTGGTCGCCGTACGCCAGGGCGGTGACCAGGCGGTGAACGCCGCCACCGAGCTCACGCCCACCGGCTCGATCCCGATCGAACTCGCCCTGCACATCGACGGCTTCGCCGCCCTCACCGCCGTCCTGGTCGGCGTCGTCGCCACCTGCGTGCAGATCTACTCCACGGGCTACCTGCGCGACGACCCGCGCTACCCCTCGTACGCCGCTCTCGTCTCCCTCTTCACCTCCGCGATGCTCCTCGTCGTCTACTCCGGCGACCTGATGGTGCTGCTGGTCGGCTGGGAGATCATGGGCATCTGCTCGTACTTCCTGGTCGGCCACTACTGGGAGACCCCGGAGGCCCGCGCCGCCTCCCTCAAGGCCTTCCTGGTGACCAAGCTCGGTGACGTCCCCTTCCTGATCGGTCTGTTCGCGCTGGCCACCGACGCCGGGTCCTTCCGCATCACGAAGGTCCTCGGCGCCGTCGCGGGCGGCGGACTCGACCACCCCACGCTGATCGCCCTGCTGCTCCTGGCCGGCGTGGCGGGCAAGTCGGCGCAGTTCCCGCTGCACACCTGGCTTCCCGACGCGATGGCGGGCCCCACCCCCGTCTCCGCGCTGATCCACGCCGCGACCATGGTCGCCGCCGGTGTCTACTTCATCGCCCGTCTCCTCCCGGTCTTCGAGGCCTCCCGGGCCGCGATGATCGTCCTCGCTGTCATGGCCGCCGTCACCATGGCCGGCTCGGCGCTCGCCGCGCTCGCCCAGGACGACATCAAGCGTGTCCTCGCCTACTCGACGATCGGCCAGCTCGGCTACATGACCGGCGCCCTCGCCGTCGGCGACCGCGGTGCCGCCGTCTTCCACCTCATCTCGCACGGCGCCTTCAAGGCGCTGCTGTTCCTCGCCGCGGGCGTGATCATCCACGCCGTCGGCACCAACTCGCTGGCCGCCATGTCCCGTATGAAGGACCTGCGCCACCGTGTCCCCGGCGCCTACTGGACGATGACCGTGGCGCTCCTCGCGCTAGCCGCGATCCCGCCCTTCAGCGGCTTCTTCTCCAAGGAGTCCGTCCTCGGCGCCGCCGAACACGTCGCCACCGGCCACACCGAGCACGCCCCCGGCGCCGCCGGCTGGACAGTCCTCGTCGCCGGCCTCCTCACCGCCCTGCTCACCGCCGCGTACGCGACGCGCCTGTGGCTCCTGGCCTTCCGCGGCCGGGGTGCCGAGGCCCCGGACCACGGCAGGCAGCCGCGCACGATGACCGTCGTGCTGTGGGTGCTCGCCGTCCCGTCCCTCGCCCTCGGCGGGCTCGCCTACCGCGTGCTGCCCGACTGGTTCGACGGCCGCGATCTGACACCGACCCTCGCCACTTCCGTCCTCGGCACGGGCGTGGCCCTGGTCGGTGGCGTCGTCACCTACGCGGCCTGGCGCCACACCACCGAGCTCGCGACCCGCGTCCCGCTGGGTGCGGTCGCGGCCCACCCCGAAGGGGATGCCGGTCAGGTGGAGGCCGAGGCGATCGCCAGCCACGCACCCGCCTACGGAGGCGTGGCCTACGCGCCCGACCCCGCCGACCCCGGACGACTCCTGCTCGGCCCGCTGCACCGGCACGCGGCCGTCGGCTTCCACCTCGACGCCGTGTACGCGGGCCTCTTCGTCCGCCCGGTCCAGGCCGGAGCCACCCTCGTCCGGTTCCTCGACCGCGAGGTCGTCGAGACCTACGTACGCGGCGCGGGCGCCCTGCCCCGGCTCCTCGGTGCCGCCGTACGACGCGCCCAGACCGGCAATCTGCAGACCTATGTGAGCGCGCTGCTCGCCGGCACCGTCGTCCTGGTGGTCGCCGCCGTCCTCGTCGCCACGGGAGCGTGA
- a CDS encoding NADH-quinone oxidoreductase subunit M, with protein sequence MIDINESVMQFLLAFVVVGPLLGAAAALLPAPPGLKGKSPEQAVLRHGVTVTGVILIAAIVLALGFDHDHPSKMQATTDISWIPALDVRIHLGIDGISLPLLVLTALLTFLCALYSYFKMPSGPTPKAFVALLLVLESGTLTTFAVLDLILFFLAFEMVLIPMYFLIARWGGEQRTQAAWRFILYTLLGSVVMLLGLLLIGIKAGTFDMVALATDNGRSLTTSVQVIAVLAIGIGLAVKTPMWPLHSWLPDAHTAAPTVGSVLLAGVLLKMGTYGFVRILLPVAPDGFRTFAPYLAAFAVVGIIYGSLACLALAKQGAKGDLKRLIAYSSVGHMGFVLLGIATMTPTGVNGALFANIAHGLITGLLFFLVGALKDRTGTTDLDTLAEETGAALYGKAPRLGGLLAFGAVASLGLPGLAGFWGEMLALFGAFRPADDLSRPAFLTFMAIGAFGTLLTAAYMLIVVRRVCMGTVRQEAPKLADVQTYEFAAWTPLVVLTVAAGLWPKALLGLTDPAVQQLLSGGTR encoded by the coding sequence GTGATCGATATCAACGAGTCAGTGATGCAGTTCCTTCTGGCATTCGTCGTCGTCGGCCCGCTTCTCGGTGCCGCCGCCGCTCTCCTTCCGGCCCCGCCCGGACTGAAGGGGAAGTCGCCCGAGCAGGCCGTGCTGCGACACGGTGTCACGGTCACCGGCGTGATTCTCATCGCCGCGATCGTCCTGGCGCTCGGCTTCGACCACGACCACCCGTCGAAGATGCAGGCCACGACCGACATCAGCTGGATCCCCGCACTCGACGTGCGGATCCACCTCGGCATCGACGGCATCTCCCTCCCCCTCCTGGTCCTGACCGCGCTGCTGACCTTCCTCTGCGCGCTCTACTCGTACTTCAAAATGCCCTCGGGCCCGACCCCGAAGGCCTTCGTCGCTCTGCTGCTCGTCCTCGAGTCCGGCACCCTCACGACCTTCGCCGTCCTCGACCTGATCCTGTTCTTCCTCGCCTTCGAGATGGTCCTCATCCCGATGTACTTCCTCATCGCCCGCTGGGGCGGTGAGCAACGGACCCAGGCAGCTTGGCGGTTCATCCTCTACACGCTGCTCGGCTCCGTGGTCATGCTGCTCGGCCTGCTCCTGATCGGAATCAAGGCGGGCACATTCGACATGGTGGCACTCGCCACTGACAACGGCCGGTCGCTGACCACATCCGTGCAGGTCATCGCCGTTTTGGCGATCGGAATCGGGCTCGCGGTCAAGACGCCGATGTGGCCGCTGCACAGCTGGCTGCCCGACGCCCACACCGCCGCGCCGACCGTCGGCTCGGTCCTGCTGGCCGGCGTACTGCTGAAGATGGGTACGTATGGTTTCGTCCGGATTCTGCTGCCGGTCGCGCCCGACGGCTTCCGGACCTTCGCGCCCTACCTCGCCGCCTTCGCCGTCGTCGGGATCATCTACGGGTCCCTGGCCTGCCTGGCCCTCGCCAAGCAGGGCGCGAAAGGCGATCTCAAGCGCCTCATCGCCTACTCCTCCGTCGGCCACATGGGCTTCGTCCTGCTCGGCATCGCGACCATGACCCCGACCGGCGTGAACGGCGCCCTGTTCGCCAACATCGCCCACGGCCTCATCACCGGCCTCCTGTTCTTCCTGGTCGGCGCGCTGAAGGACCGCACCGGTACCACCGATCTCGACACCCTCGCCGAGGAGACCGGCGCCGCTCTCTACGGCAAGGCACCTCGCCTCGGCGGCCTGCTCGCCTTCGGCGCCGTGGCCTCGCTCGGCCTGCCCGGGCTGGCCGGATTCTGGGGCGAGATGCTGGCGCTGTTCGGCGCGTTCCGGCCCGCCGACGACCTAAGCCGCCCCGCCTTCCTCACCTTCATGGCGATCGGCGCGTTCGGCACGCTGCTGACAGCGGCGTACATGCTGATCGTGGTCCGCCGGGTCTGCATGGGCACCGTACGGCAGGAAGCCCCGAAGCTCGCCGACGTCCAGACCTACGAGTTCGCGGCCTGGACCCCGCTCGTCGTCCTCACCGTCGCCGCAGGCCTGTGGCCGAAGGCCCTCCTAGGCCTGACCGACCCGGCCGTGCAGCAGCTCCTCTCAGGAGGCACCCGATGA
- a CDS encoding NADH-quinone oxidoreductase subunit N, with the protein MSSLTQPLAANLVQSVDWLAIAPPTIAAVVGLVVLVADLFVGEHKKALLGWLSVAGLAASTLMLLPLLDGDRSTFCLTGDPDVCSYTADRFTLVLQLLVLGGALLAALLSVTALKDANKGLPEGEFWFLLLSSAAGAALLPASRDLATLIVALEVASLPAFALVGLRHGDRKSSEAALKFFLSSVTATAVSLMGISFVYASTGTLYLTQVADRIQNVDGQLHTLAQTGVVLTLVGFAFKTAAVPFHFWVPDTYVGAPLPIAAYLSVVGKAVGFSGLILVTVVALPSYADVWGPALAALAALTMTVGNVGALRQQATRAYSAVRLLAWSSIGQAGYLLVPIAAAAYSDDAERSIGSTVAYALMYAAVNLGAFAVAALVGRTKSLNRVSDYRGLYASNPLAALLLAFFLLCLAGLPPGIIGLFAKVTVFSAAVDAGLGWLAVVMAVNVVIALFYYLQWTTLLFRAPEGEPVKHLVPAPVTATMALTGALGIALSGAPQLVLRFTDTGLF; encoded by the coding sequence ATGAGCTCCCTGACCCAGCCGCTGGCCGCGAATCTCGTCCAGTCCGTCGACTGGCTCGCCATCGCGCCGCCCACCATCGCGGCGGTCGTCGGGCTCGTCGTCCTCGTAGCCGATCTGTTCGTCGGCGAGCACAAGAAGGCGCTGCTGGGTTGGCTCTCGGTCGCGGGCCTGGCCGCCTCGACGCTCATGCTGCTGCCCCTCCTGGACGGCGACCGCTCCACCTTCTGCCTGACCGGCGACCCCGACGTGTGCAGCTACACAGCCGACCGCTTCACCCTCGTCCTCCAGCTCCTGGTCCTCGGCGGGGCCCTCCTCGCGGCCCTCCTGTCCGTCACCGCCCTGAAGGACGCGAACAAGGGACTGCCCGAAGGGGAGTTCTGGTTCCTGCTGCTCTCCTCCGCGGCCGGCGCCGCCCTCCTGCCCGCCTCCCGCGACCTCGCGACCCTGATCGTCGCCCTGGAAGTGGCCTCCCTGCCCGCCTTCGCCCTCGTCGGCCTGAGGCACGGCGACCGCAAGTCCTCCGAAGCCGCCCTGAAGTTCTTCCTGTCCTCCGTCACCGCCACGGCGGTCAGCCTCATGGGCATCAGCTTCGTGTACGCCTCCACCGGCACCCTCTACCTCACCCAGGTCGCCGACCGGATCCAGAACGTCGACGGCCAGCTCCACACCCTCGCCCAGACCGGCGTCGTCCTCACCCTCGTCGGCTTCGCCTTCAAAACGGCCGCCGTCCCCTTCCACTTCTGGGTCCCGGACACCTACGTAGGCGCGCCCCTCCCGATCGCCGCCTACTTGTCGGTCGTCGGCAAGGCGGTCGGCTTCTCCGGCCTGATCCTCGTCACAGTCGTCGCCCTGCCGTCGTACGCCGACGTCTGGGGCCCGGCCCTCGCCGCGCTGGCCGCCCTCACCATGACCGTCGGCAACGTCGGCGCCCTGCGCCAGCAGGCCACGCGCGCGTACAGCGCGGTACGGCTGCTCGCCTGGTCCTCCATCGGCCAGGCCGGCTACCTCCTCGTCCCGATCGCCGCCGCCGCGTACTCCGACGACGCGGAGCGGTCCATCGGCTCCACGGTCGCCTACGCCCTCATGTACGCCGCCGTGAACCTCGGCGCCTTCGCGGTGGCCGCCCTGGTGGGCCGTACGAAGTCCCTCAACCGCGTCTCCGACTACCGCGGCCTGTACGCGTCGAACCCCCTCGCCGCCCTCCTCCTGGCCTTCTTCCTGCTCTGCCTGGCCGGTCTGCCGCCGGGCATCATCGGCCTCTTCGCCAAGGTCACCGTCTTCTCCGCGGCCGTCGACGCGGGCCTCGGCTGGCTCGCCGTGGTCATGGCAGTCAACGTAGTGATCGCGCTGTTCTACTACCTCCAGTGGACGACCCTGCTGTTCCGCGCCCCCGAGGGCGAGCCCGTGAAGCACCTCGTCCCCGCCCCCGTGACCGCCACGATGGCCCTGACCGGCGCCCTCGGCATCGCCCTGTCCGGAGCGCCCCAACTGGTCCTGCGCTTCACCGACACCGGGCTCTTCTGA